Proteins co-encoded in one Loktanella sp. M215 genomic window:
- a CDS encoding DNA cytosine methyltransferase: protein MTHTFNGKYRRPHWNDVSPTVDTRFGQPRYFLHPDQHRGFTVREAARIQSFPDSYKFFRLRSSKLQNDRKCRTTKFFHTNC from the coding sequence ATAACGCACACTTTTAATGGAAAATATAGACGCCCACATTGGAATGATGTATCGCCAACAGTTGACACGAGATTTGGGCAACCACGGTATTTCTTACATCCTGATCAACACCGAGGTTTTACTGTGCGTGAAGCAGCACGCATACAAAGTTTTCCTGATAGTTATAAATTCTTTCGGCTCAGATCAAGTAAACTTCAGAATGATCGGAAATGCCGTACCACCAAGTTTTTCCATACAAATTGCTGA